A genomic region of Janthinobacterium lividum contains the following coding sequences:
- a CDS encoding GNAT family N-acetyltransferase: protein MEIALRGQLVELLPLQPEHAPQLLQAAADGELWNMTVTVVPGPATMAAYIATALEGRRAGTVMPFVIVQKSTGAIVGSTRFWKIDRINRKMEIGHTWLAASVQRSGVNTEAKLLLLTHAFEAMQAVRVQFTTDELNAKSRAAIVRLGAVQEGIVRHERIMPDGRKRNSVRFSMIDTEWDGVKAGLERRLGR, encoded by the coding sequence ATGGAGATTGCCCTGCGCGGCCAACTGGTCGAGCTGCTGCCGCTGCAACCGGAACACGCGCCACAGCTGCTGCAGGCGGCCGCCGATGGCGAACTGTGGAACATGACGGTGACCGTGGTGCCCGGCCCCGCCACCATGGCCGCCTACATCGCCACGGCCCTGGAAGGACGGCGCGCCGGCACGGTCATGCCCTTCGTCATCGTGCAAAAGTCCACGGGGGCCATCGTCGGCAGCACGCGCTTCTGGAAGATCGACCGCATCAACCGCAAGATGGAAATCGGCCACACCTGGCTGGCCGCCTCCGTGCAGCGTTCGGGCGTGAACACGGAAGCAAAATTGCTGTTGCTGACGCATGCCTTCGAAGCCATGCAGGCCGTGCGCGTGCAATTCACGACCGACGAGCTGAACGCCAAGTCGCGCGCCGCCATTGTGCGCCTGGGCGCGGTGCAGGAAGGCATCGTGCGCCACGAACGCATCATGCCGGACGGGCGCAAGCGCAACTCCGTGCGTTTCAGCATGATCGATACGGAGTGGGATGGAGTGAAGGCGGGGCTGGAGCGCAGGCTGGGGCGCTGA
- a CDS encoding NnrU family protein, whose amino-acid sequence MTVLILGLLLFLGLHSVRIVADDWRSAQLARLGEKRWKGLYSLVAFAGLGLIIWGYGLARQQPQVLWTPPMGLRHISALLMLFSLILLAAANVPRNHIKTWVHHPMLLGTQLWAVAHLLANGNVADVLLFGGFLVWSSVDLYAAVQRDRAAGVAYQGGTMAGTLSATGAGCVLWLLLAFWLHGVLFGVRPFG is encoded by the coding sequence ATGACGGTGCTGATACTCGGTTTGTTGCTGTTCCTGGGCTTGCATTCGGTGCGCATCGTCGCCGACGACTGGCGCAGCGCCCAGTTGGCGCGCCTCGGCGAAAAGCGCTGGAAGGGCCTGTATTCGCTCGTGGCGTTTGCCGGGCTGGGCCTGATCATCTGGGGCTATGGCCTGGCGCGCCAGCAACCGCAGGTGCTGTGGACGCCGCCCATGGGCTTGCGCCACATCAGTGCCCTGCTGATGCTGTTCTCGCTGATTTTACTGGCGGCGGCCAATGTGCCGCGCAACCATATCAAGACCTGGGTGCACCATCCCATGCTGCTGGGCACGCAACTGTGGGCCGTCGCGCACCTGCTGGCCAACGGCAATGTGGCCGACGTGCTGCTGTTCGGCGGCTTTCTCGTCTGGTCATCCGTTGATCTGTATGCCGCCGTGCAGCGCGACCGCGCGGCCGGGGTGGCCTATCAGGGCGGCACCATGGCAGGCACCCTGAGCGCCACCGGCGCGGGTTGCGTGTTGTGGCTGCTGCTGGCGTTCTGGTTGCATGGCGTGCTGTTTGGCGTGCGGCCGTTTGGATAG
- a CDS encoding Imm10 family immunity protein has translation MSAGFTATELSVINEDDALITTLAAPAGKGEPVYLMLQRADEYDEQDVAMGMDEPYIEYCGQEFAWYGHMHAVILHPNRLSVQMDAEAAMQMDDDGQIDVRFNLTPERYAQLQQALRTTFEGCDYYREER, from the coding sequence ATGTCCGCAGGATTTACCGCCACCGAGTTGTCCGTCATCAATGAAGACGACGCCCTGATCACCACCCTGGCCGCGCCAGCCGGCAAAGGCGAGCCCGTCTACCTGATGCTGCAGCGTGCCGACGAGTATGACGAGCAGGACGTGGCCATGGGCATGGACGAGCCGTATATCGAATACTGCGGCCAGGAATTTGCCTGGTATGGCCACATGCACGCCGTGATCCTGCATCCGAACCGCCTGTCCGTGCAGATGGATGCCGAGGCTGCCATGCAGATGGACGACGATGGCCAGATCGACGTGCGTTTCAATTTGACGCCGGAGCGCTACGCCCAGCTCCAGCAGGCGCTGCGGACCACGTTCGAGGGCTGCGACTACTATCGCGAAGAACGTTGA
- a CDS encoding GNAT family N-acetyltransferase, giving the protein MTAASPYTIRLAIPASATYQHLRVAAGLSAKTTEAAARGLPNSLFAVQVLLGDEVVGMGRIIGDGGCFFQVVDIAVLPAHQGKGLGKLIMREIRQFIDSDVPESAYVSLIADGQAQDLYAQFGFKHTAPASVGMALKR; this is encoded by the coding sequence TTGACCGCAGCATCGCCCTACACCATCCGCCTGGCCATTCCCGCCAGCGCCACCTACCAGCACCTGCGCGTCGCCGCCGGCCTGAGCGCAAAAACCACGGAGGCGGCCGCCAGGGGCTTGCCGAATTCCCTGTTTGCCGTGCAAGTGCTGCTGGGCGACGAGGTGGTGGGCATGGGCCGCATCATCGGCGATGGCGGCTGCTTCTTCCAGGTGGTCGATATCGCCGTGCTGCCGGCCCACCAGGGCAAGGGCTTGGGCAAGCTGATCATGCGCGAAATCCGCCAGTTCATCGATAGCGACGTGCCGGAAAGCGCGTATGTCAGCCTGATCGCCGACGGCCAGGCGCAAGACCTGTACGCGCAATTCGGTTTCAAGCACACGGCGCCCGCCTCGGTCGGCATGGCGCTGAAGCGCTAG
- a CDS encoding M56 family metallopeptidase — protein MAFALLLSAAAWQAERLLQRRGRTTRWLWLAAIAASVLLPLAWLPGVLAAMPAEQAQLKLGWFMLSSGMLLLLALRSVWLLSHQRRWQKATLLGTPVFLSGGIGPCVAGLLRPRIVMPVWLQLIPPPQQALLLAHAQCRLAARDPLLLAMTYALIVLMPWNLPLWWQLHRLRFAIEVDCDARMLAHGHALRDYAFVLRRHGQYYSGLTGASPIVLNDPLALRRRRHLMARFTRNQAANLL, from the coding sequence ATGGCATTCGCGCTGCTGTTGAGCGCTGCCGCCTGGCAGGCCGAGCGCCTGCTGCAGCGGCGCGGCCGCACGACGCGCTGGCTGTGGCTGGCGGCCATCGCCGCGTCCGTCCTCCTGCCCCTGGCGTGGCTGCCCGGCGTGCTGGCGGCCATGCCGGCGGAACAGGCGCAGCTGAAACTGGGCTGGTTCATGCTATCGAGCGGCATGCTGCTGCTGTTGGCGCTGCGCAGCGTCTGGCTGCTGTCGCACCAGCGGCGCTGGCAAAAAGCCACCTTGCTGGGCACGCCCGTCTTCCTGAGCGGCGGCATCGGTCCCTGCGTGGCGGGGCTGCTGCGGCCCCGCATCGTGATGCCCGTCTGGCTGCAACTGATTCCGCCGCCACAGCAGGCCCTGCTGCTGGCGCACGCACAATGCCGGCTGGCCGCGCGCGACCCGCTGCTGCTGGCCATGACATACGCCTTGATCGTGCTCATGCCGTGGAACCTGCCCCTGTGGTGGCAGCTGCACCGGCTGCGCTTTGCCATCGAGGTCGATTGCGACGCGCGCATGCTGGCGCACGGCCACGCGCTGCGCGACTATGCCTTCGTCCTGCGCCGGCACGGCCAGTATTATTCGGGACTGACGGGCGCCTCGCCCATCGTGCTGAACGACCCGCTAGCGCTGCGCCGGCGCCGCCATCTGATGGCCAGATTTACCCGGAACCAGGCGGCGAACTTGCTATAG
- a CDS encoding class I SAM-dependent methyltransferase: MTMPLGNNFLRHNQQAWDAQAAQNSPWSQPVDSATIAAARAGQWQIHLTPGPLPAGWLDAVQGKRILCLAGAGGQQAPVLAAAGAQVTVFDLSEQQLAKDRMVAERDGLQLATVQGDMRDLACFADASFDVIIHPVSNQYVPDIAPVWRECARVLADGGVLLSSFFNPAVFIGDRDPQWAKQGLIRPRFVLPYSDVEDMPPDALAARMERGEALIFGHGLDSQIGGQLAAGFVLAGYHEEMHPHPRFEIEKYLPSFIATRAVRQARAG; encoded by the coding sequence ATGACGATGCCTTTAGGTAACAACTTCTTGCGGCATAATCAGCAAGCCTGGGATGCCCAGGCTGCACAGAACAGTCCATGGTCGCAGCCCGTCGACAGCGCCACCATCGCGGCGGCACGCGCCGGGCAGTGGCAAATCCACCTGACGCCCGGGCCGCTACCGGCCGGCTGGCTGGACGCCGTGCAAGGCAAGCGCATCCTGTGCCTGGCCGGCGCCGGCGGGCAACAGGCGCCCGTGCTGGCGGCTGCCGGCGCGCAGGTGACCGTCTTCGACCTGTCTGAGCAGCAACTGGCGAAAGACCGCATGGTGGCCGAACGTGACGGCTTGCAGCTGGCCACCGTGCAGGGCGACATGCGCGACCTGGCCTGCTTTGCCGATGCCAGTTTCGATGTCATCATCCATCCCGTGTCGAATCAGTACGTGCCCGATATTGCCCCCGTGTGGCGCGAATGCGCGCGCGTGCTGGCGGACGGCGGCGTGCTCTTGAGCAGCTTTTTCAACCCGGCCGTGTTCATCGGCGACCGCGACCCGCAATGGGCAAAACAGGGCTTGATACGGCCCCGTTTCGTGCTGCCGTATTCGGATGTGGAGGATATGCCGCCGGACGCGCTGGCGGCGCGCATGGAGAGGGGCGAGGCACTGATCTTCGGCCATGGCCTGGATAGCCAGATCGGCGGCCAGCTGGCGGCGGGCTTCGTGCTGGCGGGATACCACGAGGAAATGCATCCCCACCCGCGCTTTGAAATTGAAAAGTATCTGCCCAGCTTTATCGCCACGCGCGCCGTCAGGCAGGCGCGCGCGGGATAG
- a CDS encoding MHYT domain-containing protein, translating to MIPASVQHLFHVPADPAQLHHGVHAPGLVLLSLVIAIFTSWMAFQMTAYSRAQASISRRLHLLCLLAGSLALGCGVWAMHFIGMLAFELGTSVAYDPGLTLLSIVPSVAASFVALATISRRTVTAPLLLRSGLLVGLGIGAMHYTGMHAMRMGLSLRYEPLLFALSLVVAVALATLALWIRFGLRGWSSRIAAAQRTLISACVMGCAITGMHYMGMQAARFVGTIPPGNDADANRPMLVISVTLLTIALTILVASAVGILRYRELFRHLNQSEHWTRSLLTSTVDGVITIDRHGSIVDFNGAAERILGWRSAEIVGRHVSVLVSDVRQSEQNGLLYYLRTGEGDASHASEEIVYLRKDGAPVAVQRSMASARLADQDLYVLFITDISERRAMLAALRESEQQLRSLIGNLPGIAFRCTTAENQPMLFISDGVEAITGYPPADFLGAVPRRTITGLIASEERAYVIDVFNHSVASGEPYLLEYRLLHADGTARWLWERGTVVHDAAGAVRWVDGVILDISERRQMEEDLRMAKEKAELAAATRASFVANMSHEIRTPMNSILGFTDVLLDSPLAPEQRRHLDTVRQSGRSLLRLLNEVLDTAKLDKGAMALELRDYSLLALVDELASTYGIHARAKGLRMEVQYDPQLPAVLHGDELRMRQVLGNLLDNAIKFTPGGAVSLAARFEDGQLHLLVQDSGIGIPAERRDAIFEPFVQADASTTRRFGGTGLGTTISRQLVTLMQGRIWADAALPHGSVFHVMLPLLPARQAALPASERRSVRLPPLRVLAADDVPQNLELLSLLLGKRGHTVVTAGDGAQALQLAQQDDFDILLLDLQMPRMDGLAATQAIRAAALRDGRPRVPVIAMTASVLDAHRKAARAAGMDGFATKPVDWQALSQEIARVLGLAAEAGDDGGEPAAPAGGRVLHHAGALQRWAGNDSAYHAALARFAREHPRLPPALLAAIEARDHAALLPQSHQLRGVAANLGLEQLAASLAALEQCCASPGSATARQLDETLGALLTQWPAAVAAIARLAPTALPAATAAAFDAPAAQQAASSLLHALRRGELDDAAQTQLQHAMGAQADALAPLRHAIDDFDFPLAQSLLHDLLHTFAPESP from the coding sequence ATGATACCTGCCAGCGTCCAGCACCTGTTCCACGTTCCCGCCGATCCGGCCCAGCTGCATCACGGCGTGCATGCGCCGGGACTGGTGCTGCTGTCGCTGGTGATCGCCATTTTCACGTCGTGGATGGCTTTCCAGATGACGGCGTACAGCCGCGCGCAGGCGAGCATCAGCCGCCGCTTGCACCTGCTGTGCCTGCTGGCCGGCAGCCTGGCCCTGGGCTGCGGCGTGTGGGCCATGCATTTCATCGGCATGCTGGCCTTCGAGCTGGGCACCAGCGTCGCCTACGATCCGGGCCTGACCTTGCTGTCCATCGTGCCCAGCGTGGCGGCCTCGTTCGTCGCCCTGGCCACCATCAGCCGGCGCACCGTCACGGCGCCGCTGCTGCTGCGCAGCGGCTTGCTGGTGGGCCTGGGCATCGGCGCCATGCATTACACGGGCATGCACGCCATGCGCATGGGCTTGTCGCTACGCTACGAACCACTGCTGTTCGCGCTGTCGCTCGTCGTTGCCGTGGCGCTGGCCACCCTGGCCCTGTGGATACGCTTCGGCTTGCGCGGCTGGAGCAGCCGCATAGCCGCAGCGCAGCGCACGCTGATCAGCGCCTGCGTCATGGGTTGCGCGATTACCGGGATGCATTACATGGGCATGCAGGCGGCCCGCTTCGTGGGAACGATTCCCCCAGGCAATGATGCCGATGCCAACCGGCCCATGCTGGTGATCAGCGTGACCCTGCTGACTATCGCCCTGACGATCCTGGTCGCCTCGGCCGTGGGCATCTTGCGCTACCGCGAACTGTTTCGCCACCTGAACCAGAGCGAACACTGGACGCGTTCGCTGCTGACGAGCACGGTCGACGGCGTCATCACCATCGACCGCCACGGCAGCATCGTCGACTTCAACGGCGCCGCCGAGCGCATCCTCGGCTGGCGGTCGGCGGAAATCGTCGGCCGCCATGTCAGCGTGCTGGTCAGCGACGTGCGCCAGTCGGAACAGAACGGCCTGCTGTACTACCTGCGCACGGGCGAAGGCGACGCTTCCCACGCCAGCGAGGAAATCGTCTACCTGCGCAAGGATGGCGCCCCCGTGGCCGTGCAGCGTTCGATGGCCAGCGCGCGCCTGGCCGACCAGGATTTATATGTGCTGTTCATTACGGACATCAGCGAACGGCGCGCCATGCTGGCCGCCCTGCGCGAAAGCGAGCAGCAGTTGCGCTCGCTGATCGGCAATCTTCCCGGCATCGCCTTTCGCTGCACCACGGCGGAAAACCAGCCCATGCTGTTCATCAGCGATGGCGTGGAAGCCATCACCGGCTATCCGCCCGCCGACTTTCTCGGCGCCGTGCCGCGCCGCACCATCACGGGCCTGATCGCCAGCGAAGAGCGCGCCTACGTCATCGATGTCTTCAACCACAGCGTCGCCAGCGGCGAGCCCTACCTGCTTGAATACCGGCTGCTGCATGCCGACGGCACGGCGCGCTGGCTGTGGGAGCGGGGCACCGTGGTGCACGATGCGGCAGGCGCCGTGCGCTGGGTCGACGGCGTCATCCTCGACATCAGCGAACGGCGGCAAATGGAGGAAGACTTGCGCATGGCCAAGGAAAAAGCGGAGCTGGCGGCCGCCACGCGGGCCAGCTTTGTCGCCAACATGAGCCATGAAATCCGCACGCCGATGAATTCCATCCTCGGTTTCACGGATGTGCTGCTGGACTCGCCACTGGCGCCCGAGCAGCGGCGCCACCTCGATACCGTGCGCCAGTCCGGCCGCTCACTATTGCGCCTGCTCAACGAAGTGCTCGATACGGCCAAGCTGGACAAGGGTGCCATGGCGCTGGAATTGCGCGACTACAGCCTGCTGGCGCTGGTCGATGAACTGGCATCCACGTATGGCATCCATGCACGCGCCAAGGGCTTGCGCATGGAGGTGCAGTACGACCCGCAACTGCCGGCCGTGCTGCATGGCGACGAATTACGCATGCGGCAAGTGCTGGGCAACCTGCTCGACAACGCCATCAAGTTCACGCCCGGCGGCGCCGTCAGCCTGGCGGCCCGCTTCGAGGATGGCCAGCTGCACCTGCTGGTGCAGGACAGCGGCATCGGCATCCCCGCGGAACGGCGCGACGCCATCTTTGAACCGTTCGTGCAAGCGGACGCCTCGACCACGCGGCGCTTTGGCGGCACGGGCCTGGGCACCACCATCAGCCGGCAACTGGTGACCCTGATGCAGGGGCGCATCTGGGCCGATGCCGCCTTGCCGCACGGCAGCGTGTTCCACGTCATGCTGCCCTTGCTGCCGGCACGCCAGGCGGCACTGCCCGCCAGCGAACGCCGCAGCGTGCGCCTGCCGCCCCTGCGCGTGCTGGCCGCCGACGACGTGCCGCAAAACCTGGAACTGCTGAGCTTACTATTGGGCAAGCGCGGCCATACGGTGGTGACGGCCGGCGATGGCGCGCAAGCCTTGCAGCTGGCGCAGCAGGACGACTTCGACATTCTGCTGCTGGACTTGCAGATGCCGCGCATGGATGGCCTGGCCGCCACGCAAGCCATCCGTGCCGCCGCCCTGCGCGATGGCCGCCCGCGCGTGCCCGTGATCGCCATGACGGCCAGCGTGCTCGATGCGCACCGCAAGGCGGCGCGGGCGGCCGGCATGGACGGTTTCGCCACCAAGCCTGTCGATTGGCAGGCGCTGTCGCAGGAAATCGCCCGCGTGCTGGGCCTGGCGGCAGAAGCGGGCGACGATGGCGGCGAACCGGCGGCGCCCGCTGGCGGACGGGTGCTGCACCATGCGGGCGCCCTGCAGCGCTGGGCCGGCAACGACAGTGCCTACCACGCGGCGCTGGCCCGTTTCGCACGCGAGCACCCCCGCTTGCCGCCTGCCCTGCTGGCCGCCATCGAGGCGCGCGATCACGCGGCGCTCTTGCCGCAGAGTCACCAGCTGCGCGGCGTGGCGGCGAACCTCGGCCTGGAACAGCTGGCCGCCAGCCTGGCGGCGCTGGAGCAGTGCTGCGCCAGCCCCGGCTCCGCCACGGCGAGGCAGCTCGACGAGACCTTGGGCGCCCTGCTGACCCAATGGCCGGCGGCCGTGGCCGCCATCGCCCGGCTGGCGCCGACTGCATTGCCGGCGGCAACGGCGGCTGCCTTCGACGCGCCCGCCGCCCAGCAAGCGGCCAGTTCCCTGCTGCACGCCTTGCGGCGCGGCGAACTCGATGACGCGGCGCAAACACAGTTGCAGCACGCCATGGGCGCGCAAGCGGACGCGCTGGCGCCGCTGCGGCATGCCATCGACGATTTCGATTTCCCCCTCGCGCAGTCGCTCTTGCACGACTTGCTGCACACCTTCGCACCGGAGTCCCCATGA
- a CDS encoding two-component system response regulator, translated as MNAPARPVILVVDDEAANLQLLRQILQNDYALLFAKDGARALELAQQERPALILLDVMMPGMSGHDACRQLKAAPLTAAIPVIFVTALNDMRDELSGFEAGAVDYITKPLSPAIVRARVRTHLSLVRIDELKETRLQIVQRLGLAAEYKDNETGLHVIRMSHYARLLGVAAGMDETTADDLLHAAPMHDVGKIGIPDRILQKPGKLDADEWAIMQTHARIGGDIIGEHAEGGMLALAREIALSHHEKWDGSGYPNGLAGEAIPLAGRIVAVADVFDALTSVRPYKRAWSVLDAVGYLQAQQGSHFDARLVGLFAQELPAIDAIRLRWAEKEEHHAPA; from the coding sequence ATGAATGCACCAGCCAGGCCCGTGATTCTCGTCGTCGACGATGAGGCGGCCAATTTGCAATTGCTGCGCCAGATATTGCAGAACGACTACGCGCTGCTGTTCGCCAAGGATGGCGCGCGGGCACTGGAACTGGCGCAGCAGGAACGCCCGGCCCTGATCCTGCTCGACGTGATGATGCCGGGAATGAGCGGCCACGACGCCTGCCGCCAGCTGAAAGCCGCGCCACTGACGGCCGCCATTCCCGTCATTTTCGTCACGGCCCTGAACGACATGCGCGACGAACTCAGTGGTTTTGAAGCGGGCGCCGTCGATTACATCACCAAGCCGCTCAGTCCCGCCATCGTGCGCGCCCGCGTGCGCACGCACCTGTCGCTGGTGCGCATCGACGAGCTGAAGGAAACGCGGCTGCAGATCGTCCAGCGCCTGGGCCTGGCAGCCGAATACAAGGACAATGAAACGGGCCTGCACGTGATCCGCATGAGCCATTACGCGCGCCTGCTGGGCGTGGCCGCCGGCATGGACGAGACCACCGCTGACGACCTGCTGCACGCGGCGCCCATGCACGACGTGGGCAAGATCGGCATCCCCGATCGCATCCTGCAAAAGCCGGGCAAGCTCGACGCGGATGAATGGGCCATCATGCAGACGCACGCGCGCATCGGCGGCGACATCATCGGCGAACATGCCGAAGGCGGCATGCTGGCGCTGGCGCGCGAGATCGCCCTGTCGCACCATGAAAAATGGGATGGCAGCGGCTACCCGAACGGCTTGGCGGGCGAAGCGATTCCCCTGGCGGGGCGCATCGTCGCCGTGGCCGACGTCTTCGACGCACTGACCTCGGTGCGCCCGTACAAGCGCGCGTGGTCGGTACTGGACGCCGTGGGCTATCTGCAAGCGCAACAAGGCAGCCATTTCGATGCGCGGCTGGTCGGGCTGTTTGCGCAGGAACTGCCCGCCATCGACGCCATCCGGCTGCGCTGGGCAGAGAAAGAGGAACACCACGCGCCCGCTTGA
- a CDS encoding universal stress protein → MAYKSILVHADLSRHAPQRIAIAARLAHAHQAHLIGAAMTGLSRFYVENNRGMRGNAVAAQINALHGQAEQALDQFETLARQAGTVSLERRLIEDDEDGGMAVSARYSDLTVLSQHDDSEALPGAMSDLVPYVMLNAARPVLIVPRSGKFTQIDNTVVVAWDGSMEATRAIGHALPLLRAARLVVLALLHPPAGHAQPARHPGADIAAYLSRHGVPVEVRPAIATGDIGAALLAMAAEVHADLLVMGGYGHARFREILLGGVTETILRQMTLPVLMAH, encoded by the coding sequence ATGGCCTATAAATCCATCCTCGTCCACGCCGACCTGTCGCGCCATGCGCCGCAGCGCATCGCCATCGCGGCACGGCTGGCGCACGCGCACCAGGCGCACCTGATCGGCGCCGCCATGACGGGCCTGTCGCGCTTTTACGTGGAAAACAACCGCGGCATGCGCGGCAACGCCGTGGCGGCGCAGATCAACGCCCTGCATGGGCAGGCGGAACAGGCCCTCGACCAGTTTGAAACGCTGGCGCGCCAGGCCGGCACCGTCTCGCTGGAACGGCGCCTGATCGAAGACGATGAGGATGGCGGCATGGCCGTCAGCGCGCGCTACAGCGACTTGACGGTGCTGAGCCAGCACGACGACAGCGAAGCGCTGCCCGGCGCCATGAGCGACCTGGTGCCCTACGTGATGCTGAACGCGGCCCGTCCCGTGCTGATCGTGCCGCGCAGCGGCAAGTTCACGCAGATCGACAACACCGTCGTGGTGGCTTGGGATGGCAGCATGGAAGCGACGCGCGCCATCGGCCACGCCCTGCCCCTCTTGCGCGCGGCGCGCCTGGTGGTGCTGGCCCTGCTGCACCCGCCGGCCGGCCATGCACAGCCGGCCCGCCATCCGGGCGCCGACATCGCCGCCTACCTGAGCCGCCATGGCGTGCCCGTCGAAGTGCGTCCGGCCATCGCCACGGGCGACATCGGCGCGGCGCTGCTGGCCATGGCCGCCGAAGTGCATGCGGACCTGCTGGTGATGGGCGGCTACGGCCACGCGCGCTTCCGCGAAATTTTACTCGGCGGCGTGACGGAAACGATCTTGCGCCAGATGACCTTGCCGGTGCTGATGGCGCACTGA